From one Perca fluviatilis chromosome 10, GENO_Pfluv_1.0, whole genome shotgun sequence genomic stretch:
- the LOC120567298 gene encoding uncharacterized protein LOC120567298 — protein MIGRLAALTFLSSVYLIQTAEVRHQIPLTVVKVGGNVTLQCPLSEMEGKFFYWYKQPLGYMPQTVATGTYTRQKLIGQFNNSRFKLTEGNAQYFLNIRNVSKEDEATYFCQNGTAYSSSFATGIFLAVNDHNQQKSVYVKQSPETESVQLGDSVTLQCSLLSKTKGNTDQCPGEHSVYWFRSGSGESYPGIIYTHSDEGEERSCVYSLSKTIQNSSDTGTYYCAVVTCGEILFGEGTKVETRSELDPVVLVLGVLLACCANVIVVLIFYVNRKRVCKHCKGAKSAVCNPGHDKSTVDQSTYLDDDGEAVNYAALNFSTRKVKKVKNKRESPPECVYSAVRADFHTQHHPSR, from the exons ATGATCGGAAGACTGGCTGCTTTGACTTTCCTAAGTTCAGTGT ACCTGATTCAAACTGCAGAGGTTCGTCACCAGATTCCTTTGACTGTGGTTAAGGTTGGTGGGAATGTTACTTTGCAGTGTCCACTTTCTGAAATGGAAGGCAAATTCTTCTACTGGTATAAGCAGCCTCTTGGCTATATGCCCCAAACAGTTGCTACAGGAACATATACTCGACAAAAACTCATAGGACAATTTAACAATTCACGTTTCAAACTAACAGAGGGGAATGCTCAGTATTTTCTTAACATCAGAAATGTCAGCAAAGAGGACGAAGCAACATACTTCTGTCAAAACGGAACAGCGTATTCATCGAGTTTTGCTACTGGCATCTTCTTGGCTGTGAATG ATCATAATCAGCAGAAATCTGTCTATGTGAAACAAAGTCCAGAGACTGAGTCGGTCCAGCTGGGCGACTCAGTGACTCTCCAGTGTTCCCTTCTCTCCAAGACAAAAggaaacacagatcagtgtccaGGTGAACACAGTGTGTACTGGTTCAGATCTGGATCAGGAGAATCTTACCCAGGCATCATCTACACTCACAGTGAtgaaggagaggaaagaagtTGTGTCTACAGTCTGTCCAAAACTATACAGAACTCCTCTGATACTGGGACTTACTACTGTGCTGTGGTCACGTGTGGAGAGATCCTGTTTGGGGAAGGAACTAAAGTGGAGACAA GATCAGAACTGGACCCAGTTGTCCTTGTTCTTGGAGTCCTGTTGGCCTGTTGTGCAAATGTGATAGTTGTCCTTATTTTCTACGTAAATCGAAAGAGAGTTTGTAAACATTGCAAAG GAGCAAAGAGTGCTGTATGTAATCCTGGGCATGACAAGTCGACAGTGGATCAGTCAACTTACTTG GATGATGATGGAGAGGCAGTGAACTATGCAGCACTAAATTTCTCCAcaagaaaagtgaaaaaagtgaaGAATAAGAGAGAGTCGCCACCAGAATGTGTGTACTCTGCCGTGAGAGCAGACTTCCACACACAGCACCACCCGTCTCGGTAG
- the LOC120566373 gene encoding uncharacterized protein LOC120566373 has translation MIILWITLLLLHQGYALISVITVQLGKPATFTCVLPDSEYSNTRVKWYKQSFGDTLTLIATLMKGTANPIFEQGFPPSRFNANHTTTKSSLTILKTIQEDEALFHCAFSSWSRDQFSGTYLFLKGNTQRTSNNTVVQQPTVSDPVHPGDSVTLQCSVLSDSEKKSCPGEHSVHWFGVRSHKSHPHIIYTDENGHDGCDKISDTQKSCVYRFSKNVSSSDAWTYYCAVATCGEILFGDGTKLDIEGTGAWSFGIIQTDNTFLLLLCAVLSISVIVIAVLIYANHTQKCGYCNNKASVSLQENVAKRNLRRDEDAWIYSAVVFTVMKTGSGGTRDAKAAERERIYTAVKAFGLD, from the exons ATGATCATTTTATGGATAACACTGCTTCTTCTCCATCAGGGAT ATGCACTGATCTCAGTGATCACAGTTCAACTTGGCAAACCTGCAACCTTCACATGTGTTTTACCTGATTCGGAGTATAGCAATACACGAGTCAAGTGGTACAAACAGAGTTTTGGTGATACTCTTACATTAATTGCTACGCTGATGAAAGGCACTGCAAATCCCATTTTTGAACAAGGATTTCCTCCCTCACGATTTAATGCAAACCATACTACAACCAAGAGCTCTCTGACCATTTTGAAGACAATCCAAGAAGATGAGGCATTGTTTCACTGTGCATTCTCTTCCTGGAGTAGGGATCAGTTTAGTGGCACATATCTGTTTTTAAAAG GAAACACTCAGAGGACATCAAACAATACTGTTGTTCAGCAGCCGACAGTATCTGATCCAGTTCATCCAGGAGACTCTGTCACTCTCCAGTGTTCAGTCCTCTCCGACTCTGAGAAGAAGTCCTGTCCAGGTGAACACAGTGTGCACTGGTTTGGAGTTCGATCACATAAATCTCATCCACACATCATCTACACTGATGAAAATGGACATGATGGATGTGACAAGATATCTGACACTCAGAAGAGTTGTGTTTATCGCTTCTCCAAGAACGTCAGCTCCTCTGATGCCTGGACTTACTACTGTGCTGTAGCCACATGTGGAGAGATATTATTTGGAGATGGAACAAAACTGGACATTGAAG GAACAGGAGCGTGGTCTTTTGGTATTATACAGACAGACAATACATTTCTACTTCTGCTGTGTGCCGTCTTGTCTATAAGTGTGATCGTTATAGCCGTCCTTATTTACGCAAATCACACGCAAAAGTGTGGTTATTGCAATAATAAAG CTTCTGTTTCCCTGCAAGAAAATGTTGCAAAAAGAAATTTAAGG AGAGATGAAGACGCATGGATTTATTCTGCTGTCGTTTTTACTGTGATGAAAACTGGCAGTGGTGGAACGAGGGATGcaaaagcagcagagagagagaggatctaCACCGCAGTCAAGGCTTTTGGGTTGGATTAG
- the LOC120567283 gene encoding uncharacterized protein LOC120567283, translating to MLILFCVAFFTMGRCTDDKSFVTKTVCVGEDVTLTCSRPSGLSGYLFWIRVVAGNFPEMLGATYTFDNAYVNKTPRITAKQEPGTFVLHITKTELSDTAFYYCEQVVELQTTFLNKTSLKVKAPEPDITAVIQDFPSDPVRPGDSVTLQCSVLSDSENKTCQSEHSVFWFRAGSSDFHPSLIYAHKNRGDECEKSPEAYSPQKCVYNFSKIVSSSDAGTYYCAVATCGEILLGNGTKLDIEAANMSSGDCQRANIILSLLCTALATSLTLAALLVYTIKKKKFNCCNAAAVVLQTNATSTGEQQSQQTDEDSLVYSVPNFTRGKAGRSVRRDAMTVEGESIYTDVRVLG from the exons ATGCTGATCCTATTTTGTGTAGCTTTCTTCACAATGGGGC GATGCACAGACGACAAAAGTTTTGTGACAAAGACTGTTTGTGTTGGAGAAGATGTGACTCTAACATGTAGCCGCCCGTCTGGATTGTCAGGATACTTATTTTGGATCAGAGTTGTTGCTGGAAACTTTCCTGAAATGTTAGGAGCCACTTATACATTTGATAATGCCTACGTTAATAAAACTCCTCGCATTACAGCAAAACAAGAGCCTGGGACATTTGTTCTACATATTACCAAAACAGAGCTGAGTGATACTGCATTTTACTACTGTGAACAAGTGGTTGAACTACAAACAACATTTCTGAATAAAACATCTCTGAAAGTGAAAG CACCAGAACCTGATATCACTGCTGTCATTCAAGACTTTCCATCTGATCCAGTCCGCCCAGGAGACTCAGTGACTCTTCAGTGTTCAGTCCTCTCGGACTCAGAGAACAAAACATGTCAGAGTGAACACAGTGTGTTCTGGTTCAGAGCCGGATCAAGTGACTTTCATCCCAGTTTAATATACGCTCACAAAAACCGTGGTGATGAATGTGAGAAGAGTCCTGAGGCTTACTCTCCACAGAAATGTGTTTACAACTTCTCTAAAATCGTCAGCTCCTCTGATGCCGGGACTTATTACTGTGCTGTGGCCACATGTGGGGAGATATTATTGGGAAATGGAACAAAACTGGACATTGAAG CAGCCAACATGTCATCTGGCGATTGTCAGCGGGCCAATATAATTCTGTCTCTGTTGTGTACTGCTTTGGCTACAAGTTTGACTCTTGCGGCCTTACTGGTATACACcatcaagaaaaaaaagttcaattGTTGTAATG ctgctgctgtggtcctgCAAACAAATGCAACATCTACTGGTGAACAACAAAGTCAGCAA ACAGATGAAGACTCATTGGTTTATTCTGTGCCAAACTTCACCAGAGGGAAAGCTGGCAGGAGTGTCAGGAGAGATGCAATGACAGTCGAGGGAGAGAGCATCTACACTGATGTCAGGGTTTTGGGGTAG